A stretch of DNA from Drosophila virilis strain 15010-1051.87 chromosome 5, Dvir_AGI_RSII-ME, whole genome shotgun sequence:
GGTTgggttgtgttgtgttgtgttttgttttgtttgcttttgcggAAAACTGTCTGCAAATTGTTTCGATttgtgcagctgcaacagttcCACCAATTGAGGAATGCAGTTGCAATAATGAAAACATCACaagaacaataataaaaaattcaaaaaaaaaaaaaataataataataataatgaaaataattccACGTACTATTGCGACTCTcagacaataacaaaattcTTGCATAGTTGTCAACAGCATTATCGAAAGACTCAATAACAGATCCAATTTCAATGTGCGacgatatttattttcattcgctccgacaacgacgacgacgacgacgactacgATATTAGAtggtttatttcttttatgtaTTATGCTCCAAAGTTTTGACTGCTCTTCCGATAGAAGACGAAAACAACGGCAATTGTAAAACACACAGCACAGTGCGGGGGAGGGCGAGAGGGCGTAGAGTATAAGCAAACAACAATTTCACGCAACTAAGAtggcaaataaacaacaacaacaacaacaacaactagaaaaATAAACTATCTGCAACACACCGAAAGTTAAATACGCTTGTTAGCATCTGCCTTAGTTTTTTGCAGATAATTGTTGACCTTGCTggaaatgttttaaaaaatagCCAACGGAACAATTAAACATGTTGACCAGCTCTAAGGAATGAGATTTCggtaatattaaatatattgccaGTTTTGTTTCAGATATCTTAAAAGCAACAGCTTTTTAGATAGGAATTTAATCTTTAAACGAGGCAGATCTATCAGAAAAAATCTTCAGCTCATAATTATGCACCTTGTATAGAATATTTTCTATGATAATAGAAAATGTTGACCAGCTCACGATTGAGATTATAATCGAATGCCAgttttgtttaagatatctttgATCGATGCCAATTttgatatatgcatgcatataacACTATGGCAAAAAATAGCTGAAACTGAGAGACttgtttgcataaaaaaagaCGACCacggctatatcgactcgccGATTTGAACCGATCAAATTATATTCGAAGactttacacatttcatgacaaaactATGATACCCTCTATAAAGCTGTAGAAATTTTGAGCGCGCGCTTTTCTAAAACTTTGGCAGCGGCAATTGAAAATGCTGCTGATTTCCTGTTTACCAAAGCTGCGACTCGAGTCGCGAGTCTCGAGCTGGCGTTAATGAGGcgttcctcttcttcttcttgctgttgttgttctcgtcTATGTGCATTAGatcacagcaacaacaacaacaattggcaaaTATGTGCCCAGCACTTTGCAAGTGTCGGGTTTTCGGCCAACGTTGCGTATGTGCAATGCAAACGAACGCGTGACGTTCGAgcgcaaagaaaataaacaaaactcaaCGTCCCAATGGATCACATGATGCGGCGGCTGTTTCTCTAGGCTGTGGGAGGCTCgactcgcacgcacacaaccgcacacccgcacacacacacacacacacacacacacagagccgGCAGCGGGCAGCGTCAGTTTGGCTGCTTGATTGACCGTCGTCGTGTGGCTCGCTGCGTcgttttgatttgatttgtttgttggtttatgtatatttattgaaaatttacTGCTTGCATAACAAACGACGACAGACCCTATCACTCGAACCCCTCCAACCCACCTCCCCAACGACCCCCAccccgcagcagctgctgtcatatgcaaattttgcgTATGCGTAAGTGGGCGGCATTGCTTGACAGCCTGGGGGGGTGgggtgtgcgagtgtgtgtgtgcgtgtgtgtgctttgccCAAAATGTCATTAATCTCGCAGCAGAAACTGTGCAACTTTACGCTTTTCGACAGCAGCGTTTACTTTAGCTTGATGAGTTTGCTGAAAGGAATTTCCTGTCATGctaaaaaaacacaaaaaaaaaaaagaaaatcccaaaaaaatatatatatttcctaaGAAGCGATTTTGTTCGTTATTCATGAAACCATAAACGCGCTTGACCCTTTTTTCTCGTTAAGCATGAACCTACGCCTGATACACAGTTATGCCAGCGCgtaagatacagatacacatagatgcagatacagatacagatacagatacagcgaCTGAGAGAGagccagacccagacccagacccggGGCCAGACTCAGTTGGAGACCTGCAAAAGTGCGACGTGCGCTAAAAATAACTCAggtcggcgtcggcgttggcgacggcaacggcgcGTCCTCAGTTATTGCGCAATCGCGGCGGCAACTTTGTTGCCCCACACCAGAAGCAGGAAGCGGCACAAATGGTCACAGACCCTGGCTTGTCAGCTTGTCGcggaatgccaaataaaaattggTAGGTAAACGGATTACCTGCAGATAAGCTATCATCAAAACGAAAAACAGACTACAAAtatttgtgggtgtgtgtgggaatgcagcatatatatatataataatatctaaagaataaattatatttatattattgtgGATCTTGGATCGAAACTTAGGCTCGGGGTAGACATATTGTATTGATTTGgaatgttaattttaattgtattcATATTAGGTATACTTTCTCATCTCCTTCATAAATTCATAGAAGGCTTAAggtattattttatatatataaaaagctgaaaatgtgtgaaaatcTCTTTCAAATCAGATGCATCCATAAAAATGGATCTTGAATCGAAACGTAGGCTCAAagtaaacattttgctttggATCGGAATGCAAAgtttaaattgattaattttattatttaacttttaagTAGACTTTCTCATCTGATCTCCTTCACCCATTCATAGAATGcttaagttatttatttattctatttttatagCTGTTTGTTGCCTACTTAAGAGATCACATTACTAAGCGTAAAATCGATGCGTTTATTTACTTGTATATTTGATTAAACTCTTCACACTGCGTGTCTAATAGATCTGTTTACCTGTAGCACATGCTAATGAGCTTGACCTGGCCAAAAGCAAGCCGAAGACCTTGATAAGCATAGAACATGTTCAATGGGAAACTGAATATGTGATGCATATATCTAACGTGCAACTGCGACTTAATGCGATACACTGTGCATCTTCGGGTTACATGTATCtctcatgtatatatattcataaacaTGAACTGCAGTGAAATTTAGCACCGCATTCGAAGTGCAGCTTAATTTTCGCTCTCGGATAAAGTTTGAAATTCTTTAGTTTTGCTCTTCTTTTGAATATAATGCACTTGTTGCTGAAgtgcagcagctacaacaacaacaacaacaacagacgcCAGCGGATGCAAttcaatacaaacaaaaaaaatggttttGCGAAAATCCAGAATAAATGcccaaaaaacatgaaaacagGTCTTTAAAGCCGACGGTCAAACTGCATCAAGAAAAAGGCGAGCTATATAAGAACATagcaatgcatatatatatatatatatatacagatatatatatatatatatttatatatgtttatatacacatatatactatgtgtgtgtatgtgtgtgtgtattattgGGGTTTGGCAATGCAGTTGCTAAGCTTTTGCTTGCTGCGGTGAATGCATTTTAtgcggttgctgttgttgttgctgctccttgCATTTTTATACTCTTGCTAAGGGCAGTATAATAATGTCATGTTATGTGTAACACAAACCTTAGAcattaggtatatatattcttgatcaatatCAACAGCCAAGGCGATAAAGCCTAGTCTAGGTAGGCGGAACAGGCTGGATCTGACTATTtgagaaataaattatatatatatctcctTGCCTCATTGTCATatcatataatttttatacttTTAACTTTACattcttttcttatttattcGCTTGGAAGAGATCAGAAGGCACTGCTCGATTCCAGCGCAaactaaaacatatttaattaaaaaaagaaaaagttatATAAGTTTCAGTTAAGGTTTAGAATAAACAGTGTACTACATCATATTGCTGATATAGGAACTATAATGTTTAGTTTTCAATAATGCCAATTTGCGTCCAAGTCTTTGGTAAGGATATTAAAGCTTCGGTTTGGAGTTGAtagttgtttttcttgttgttgtcgctcttGTCGTTTGCTTTGCTCCTTCAAACCCAattttgctgctgatgttgttgttattgttgttgttgctttgtaaACACTGTGGAATTTCAAGCATTTGCGCGCGCAAAAACTTTTAGTACAGTAAACACTCGAAATTTGTGAAACTACGCAGACTACTCAGCCATATGATGCGGAAAAACTAAATCAATAATAACAGACgagacaataacaaaaacaaaaacaacgtgGAAAGCAGTCAGAATAACtagcagcaactacaacaataacaacaacaaaaacaacagctagtatttaaattatataaaagaaacaagaaaaatcgTTTAActttggcacgccgaagaATAAATACAGTTTAATGAGAATATCACGAAAAGTAGAAGAGTTtaccaaacaaacaaatctaTATATTGGTCCAGACagctagaaaaacaaaatagattttcATATCATTCATGATTGAGAAAGACGAACCTGGTCAAAGTATCCTGCAATAGctttagaaataaaaaacaatcgcACTTGACCATATCGATTCGGctattgatcaagaatatactcTATGAAACTGGGAACGTCTTTTTcaatgcgttacacatttgtcgacaaatattataataccctctgcaagggtatgaAAAAACCCACTGACTGCGCCAGATCTAAAAATAGCCAAGCTTCTTGCGTCTTGCACGAGGCACGACAGGAATGCAGCTCCAATGCAAGTGCGTGTGCTGCACTTGGACGTGGTCCGCGGCGGCTACGTCTGCcaatctgtgtgtgtatgtgtgtgtgtgcagacaGCGTCTGGCTGGCCGGGTTAACCTGGAAAGCCACTGGCCAGGCAACCGAGCGGCCAACAGGCCAAGCCGCGCAACCGTCATATAAAATGTCGCAACGCATGTTAAcgcaataattttttttatgccctgaacccattgcAAACGGGCAACAAGGGTATTATGGTTATgcgcaaatatatgtaacagacagTTGGAGGCATCTCCGTACTTGATTAATCAAAATAGGAACTTAGCTTCTAATGTCCAAGTAGTTCAAGTTAGTATCAAGTCAATATAATTTGCCGCGCTTGCACGAAATATACATAAGCTGACTATacacatataatataaaatggcGGGTATTCCCCGGCATTGTCCGTGCTaagtataaaataaagaaacaaaaatccAATTGGGAGTGCGAAAtgttgacctatgtctatataggatatttgagggaaccatttttatatgaattttgaccaagaataatgttgccagatttagaagGTACCTTGTAGTCGGACACACCCGATTAGAGAactcttgttttatttttgttgcatcGCTGGCCACCTCCCACCTCCCACCAAGCGTtgcctgctggctgctggctgctggctgctccTCGCGATGGTGAACATGAACCATGACGCAGTAGGTCATTAATTGTTTACGTAGAAATGTACAATGTCTGGCGCGGCACAGGTAAAACGCACAGCTAGTGCGCGCTGAAGCAGGCTAATTTAGGGCTAGGGTTAGCAGCCTGAAGGCAGCAGCACTTTAGCTGGTTGCAAAGGCATTGACAATTTGTGGTTTTTGGATGGGAAGTGGAGAGGGCAAAGGGGAGTGGGGGTGCGCCTCAAGGACGTTGCCAAGTTGAGCAAATTAGGATGCTTGAGTTAAGCTAACAGCCGCCACATGCACAAGTCACACTCCAGTCACGTTTCGCTACGTTTGCGCCTACTCAATGCAATTGTTGCATGTCTGGCCGGCCGGCTGTCagtctgtcggtctgtctgtctgtctgtctgtcagtctgtgCGGCCCGTCTGCATATGTTGGCTTGAGCACGTCCTTAATGTCATGACGATGACGGCAGcagccaaaataaaacaaatgccaaacTAGCGCGCCAAACAAACTGCAAGTCACAAGGCAGAAACAGGCAGAGCCAGGCAGGCTgaaaaacagacaaacagacagagagacagacagagagacagacagacagatggacagacgggCCGCAGCTGAAGACAAACGCGACTGCATTATGCAGCAAACCTACCTAAAGCTCGCGCACCTGCCTCTGCAACGGCCGCAGTGGCAGTAACATTGCAGACAACGACAGCGATGAcaggacagcagcagcaacaacaacaacatcaacagccacagcagcaacaggttctttatttttagtaGTCGCATTTTGAAAACCGCCTGCTCAATGTCAACTCAACGTTTGAGACTTAATTGTTGCCTCTTTGCagtatttttttaacaaaacattCTTTGTGCCTGACtggcggctgttgttgttgttgttgctattactgctgttgctgccgttgtggTTGCATCATGTGGCTTGAAGCATGTGCTTCATTGAAGTGCATACATTCGAGGCTGCTAACAATGATTCTTCTAAAATACTTAACTTGCCCAGCAGTTATTTGTGcgttatttaattgaaaaatttgttcgtttatatatttgcagcaTTCATCAATTGTTGTCgcgcttgttgctgttgttgcttgccTTGTCATGCAGCAGCATCAAACAAACAGTCAGAACAATTTGACATTTCTAAAATCAAATTACAAATACAAGCGCAGAAACATGCTGGCAATGCGCGCACTTCCGTTCGCAGCGCGTAAGCCAAACCAATTAGCGGCAACATTGTCAAAGacgtcagcaacagcagcggcaacagcagcggcaacagcagcaacagcaacaccagcagcagcagcaacaggggcagcaacaactgtCCGCAAATGTAGCACAATTCTAAGTTTATTTATAGTAATCATATGGAAAGCTTTGCAGCCAATGGCCAATTGCCTGCTCTATGCTGCCCGCATAATTGCCAAtgacaatgatgatgatgttgctgatgatgatgttgctgatgatgatgatgatgatgatgaggggAATGCGTATGTGAGTGCTGGCCATGACCATGACGtcaatacacaaatacaaacacatttACGCAATACGCAAGCCGGCAACAAGCACGACAACATTGACGCTAATGACGAGGTGTCAACGGCACGtgaacgacaacaacaacaacagcagccacattTATCTAGTTCTAGTCCACAAAAGAGCAGCCGCTgcacgacaacagcagcagctacaacaacaacagcatctacaacaacaacaacaacaatgcgagcCATGTTGCCGGCAGCAACCGCGTCTGGACTGCCATTGATGACTTTGTTAATTGCATTGCTGCTGAGCATGCGCCTCGCATCGGGTAAGTCGCATCCGTCAGATACATTTCACACAGTCTTCGATTCCATTCAGCATGacccaaaattaaaattattgccCCACTCACACGCAAGCCAAGAATATTTAAGTGGCGCCAGTTCGTTGAAACGAGTAGCATTTTATGCCCTTTTATAGagagaatattttattttatcgcAAAGCACATTCCCCAaacgtatatatacatatacatatgaaaCCGAGTCAATATAGACGAGTCTCTCAACTATAAAGTCCTTGCAGAAATAATTATTGCAAACATATTAATAATATCTGGTTATCTCTTGATATCTTGAATAAATCCTTACCTCTATCGTACTACAATATCATTTGGCCCTATATTAAAAGTCAATCGAAAATTAGTTTCACTTGACCGGAAATAAAGCTTTCGTACCTCCACGTCAACAAGGGTATTGTATCTTCGGCAGTTTGAAGATTCccgttttttttcttgttagCATACATTTCGGAATCTCCGTatctttgcatatatatttgcttgttGTGCGTTCATTCGCCTCGACATGTACGATAAATGTGACACATTATACCCAAATATGACGCAATTTTTCAGCACattcttatttgtttatcCCATGTGCTAAATCAAtcaaaggaaaacaaaaagagaaatatGGTTTCaactgcaaaaaaataaatgtaataaattgcaaaacaaattttcgGCTTCGCCTGCCATTTATTAGCAGCCTTTTTAGTTcctatttacttaattttttttttgtagtttgaTCAGAGGAacgcaaatattaaaaacgaaTCGCAGATATTTCAGGCCGTGTGCTTGAGTGTCTTTCTGCCCGCgtttgcaaaaaatatttgatcaaTTTATCAGAGCAAAAAATGCGGACTGAGAGTTTTTGCGAGCAGCTAATAGAGTTGTTTAGCAAAAATTCCTTGTATACAAATAACAAATGCGTTGCCATACAACTATGCAAAGACATTAACATGTAAAGGCCATAATAAAtcttacaaaataaataattgctgCTTTAAGCAAATGCATATCAACATTagttaatatgtatataactcAAGCTCAACTCACAAGCTGTTAACAGAAGTTTTCAAGTTCAGATTGTTTATGAAAGAAAACAACTTTGAGAGTAGTAGAATTCGTAGTAAAGAATTTAACAATTATAGTATTAAATCCACTTTTACCCTAGCTAGACGAAAGTCAATTTAACTTGAACGAAACGTTTTTCGACTGCcgttctatgcgattctcgtGAATTCAAGTAACGTAAAATAAACAGTTTCTCACTCTCGCTTACAAGTTTTAATACCTTTTCTAATGATATTCAAGAATAGTGATATTTTACAACGTTTTGTTCTTGTTCGTTTCGTTGCAGCTGGCACTTGCTGGCAGACACATCTGGACAGTGGGAAATgcaatcaaatattttcaacaaaCATCACAAAATCGGATTGCTGTGGCGCCAGTCAGACCTTCTCGTACACGGATCGCGAGCTGAGCAGCGTTGAGCATTTCTTTGCAACAGCTATCGGAAATGGAGTTGAGTGTGCGCCTTGCCTAGGTGAGTGTCGCAAACATTGAAAAACATACGAAATGTCTGATGCCTGAAATGGCAGCAGATGCTATAAACTTGTTCAAACATTATTGCGAACTTTGCAGAGACCTGCAAGGGATTTAAATGTGGGCCAAACAAAAAGTGTGTGAAGCGCAAGGGCAGGCCCAAATGTGTCTGCGCACCCGATTGTGGAGCAACGTTACGccgaaagcagcagcagcagcagcagcagcagcagcaacagcagcagcagaagcagcagcagcagcaacagcagcaacatcgcAATGCAccagagcaacagcagcaacaacaacagtgggcgtcgtcgttgttgttgttgtcgccgcgCGGTTCACGTAGTCTAAGTAGCGAAATTACAAACAGCAATTTAGGTTTAGATGGCGCTAAACGCCAGCATAAACATagcgacaataacaacagcaaccgcGCTGATAACCaaagaaaacaacagcagcaacagcaacaaagccAAGAGAAGAGCATGCCAAAGCGAGCAAGTCATAGAACAGGAATGAGGCAGGGCGAAACGAGGCACAGAAGACTTTTGATTATAGACAGCAGCAATTTGCAAGAGCAGCCCACAACCAGACGACTGCACATGgaggacagcagcagcagcagcggcagcagcgacggcggcggcggcggcagcggcagcggcaaagTGCAAATGCAGATGAAGGTAGAAATGGAGAGAATGACGCCGCCGTGGGGCAGCGAGCGGCGCAGACATAGAaaaaataacagcagcagcaacaacaatggcaaacaCTTAACAAGATCAATGacgacggcaacagcaacagcaacaggagccAATGACTCGTCCACGACGCCTGCGCAGACGACGGCTCAGTCTAGACACAAGTTGGCAAATGCTAATGAACCCGCCAACGACATTAATAGACAGTCGCGGCAAGACAATGCGCCAGCACGAGGCAGACaccaacatcaacagcagcagcagcagcagcagcagcagcaacatgctCCAAATcacgagcaacaacaatacgaCAATGGAACGCAGCAGCGCAGGCGTAAGCACAAGCACAACCACAAGGATCAGCGGCGCACAAATACCACAAtgtctggctctggctctggcttgGGCTCTGGCTCGGGCGGACGTCGTCGTTTGTATCTGGCTGAACACGGAAGTGAAACGGCTGCGTCATCGGGCAACAGTCACGGCCACTTGGCTAATGTCGATGATTTAGCATTTCTGACTGGAATTTATGAAGCAGCGCCAGTGGTAAGTTCTCTGTGTAAAACTATTGCATACTCTTTGGGtgcatctctctctctccctctctctatctctctctctctctctgtgtctgcAATCAgttacagcagcaacacacgAATCCGGTTTGCGGCAACGATGGACGCACCTACAACACCGAATGCCAGCTGCGCAAACGCGCCTGCCGCACAAACAACGCCCAACTAGAGGTCGCCTATCGCGGCCACTGCAAGAGTGAGTACTATGAGTATTATTGAAAGTACTATGAGTATTAGTGTGAGTACTATGAGAATTAGTGTGAGTACTATGAGTATTAGTGTgcctgtgtgagtgtgtgctcgCGTGCCAAAACGCAGCAGCGTCACAATTAGATTAGATGACAAATTATTGCACATTTCAATTACGGCCAACAACTTGTCGCCAGTGGGGAAATCAACCGAGGCCCAATGGCCAGACAGACGAGGCAAGCGACCGAACGGACAGACGAATCGATCGAGCGGAGCCGCTCGCTTCTGTAATAATTTAATGATACAGGAAGCACTCGCAAACATGCTCAAATGATCAATAAAAACGTACAAGAACGATGGAGGACCCAACTGTATTGCGAGGCCACAAGAACTTGTTGGATTAGCCGCAAGCGGCAAGCGCGGCCTGTCGCCTCTTGTTGCCGTGGCAAGACATAAaacggcagtggcagcagcagcaccagcaccagcagcagcatctaaCGTTGGCGCGTGCCGACATTGCAGCTCCAATTCCAACTTCAGCTTTTGTGGAATGTGCAATCGGGCAATCTGAAGATCTGGCCATGCAgatctctcgctctcgcctTTCTCCCTCCTTCctcctccctctctctccaaCTCGCAATACTCACTCGTAATTTTGTGCAGAAAAATGAATGCAATTTTTAGCAAGTGTCACAGTTGGCGCCAAGGCGTTTCAACGGCCCATGCGCAAAATGATAAATTTGACAGTTTATAGCCAGccatatagagtatatatatatatatgtgtgtgtgtgtgtgtgtgtgagtgcgtgtgtatgtatatgtgtgcgcgCTTTTGGCGCTAATCATAGAAATTGGCAAACAGTTTATTTATAGCATAATCAGCATATAAACGCATATGTAGCCACATATATTACAAAGTTGCATAGGCAAGGTAATTGCTAAATGTCTTCCTATATAACCAATGAATTTTcaggtatttatatatatacaaatttaacaagTTTGGCAGATTCATATACGCATGTAGCTGCTGCCAAGAAGCTGCCAATTGGCTACCTTTGGCATACTCTGAAGGCCAATCGGCTGCAGATCGTAATTGCTTCTCATGATCGCAGTCGGGATAGATTTAGATTTAAGGATTTCGATTACGATACTTTTGTAATATGCTACACAGTATTTTGACTCCATATTATGAGAAACctcatttcatttgaaatCCCCCACAGCGAGCTGCAATGGTGTTCAATGTCTGAACGGACTGACCTGTGTGGAGGATCAGTATATGATGCCGCATTGTATAACATGCAAAATCGAATGTCCCTGGGATGATATGGCATACGATCTGAATGACGATGGGCAGCCGGATGAGGCGGCAACAATTGCTGAGGAGCGTGCGGTTTGCGGCATCGATGGCAACACATACAGGAGCACTTGTGATATAAATCGTATGATTTGCAAAATTGGACGATCAATTGCAGTGGCATATCCGGGACCGTGTCGTGGTAtgtacaactacaactacaactacaactcatgcgtataatttttatactttttcATGATTGATAAGCTTTAAAACtcaatcaaattaattgaaagtcGCAGCCAAGTGCAGGCACGCAAATTATTGCTAGCAATTGCagtggttgctgttgttgttgggatgctattgctgttgctgtttcagttgcagttgctcttgctgttgctgttgtcggcAACTATGGCGGctgtgcaaatttaacaacaaTCAACGCAGAACCGcaattttgcatttgattGACTTGACTTGGCTGAGGTTTCAAGTCGACTCACAACCGCaagtggttgttgctgttgctgttgttgctgttgttgctgttgttgctgctgttgctgctgtcgtgtTGTCGTCTGCAACTGCCGTGCCATATCAAGTTGCGCTCGGTGTTTGTTGGCTGAAATTGCTACATTTGCTTATACGGCTCCATGATTGCCAGCAATTTGATtagccagttgctgttgccgttgcagttgttgttgttgttgttgttgttgttgctgtcagcATTGCTCTACTTTGACTGTCGCGCATCCACAACGACATCTCTCTCGCTCGGCATAATTCATGCTTATTAATTTTGTGGTTACATTTGCGATTGATCGACTCCGATTTCCAATTAATTACATGCAAACAGCTGCCGCTGAACGCCTACAATGGGATGTTTCTGCTGCTGAGATGCAgcaaaaaaagcaacaacaacaacaacaacaacaacagcagcagcagcagtcgcctTTGCCGCCTTAGTGTCAGTCGCCGCACCAATTAAAGGCGTGGCGGGTGTTGCATTCTCGCGCGCCATATCTGaacaacagacagacagacggacagactgcCCAAACTGGTTTAGTGTGTCAGAGGCGGCTGGCCGGCTGCAATTGCGTGCTAATTGCAGTGTTTTGTTGCAAATTACAGCGTGTAATTAATGTtgaagaaaatacaaattataactacaactaaaacaaaaggcaaaccAACTAAAATCACAAGTCCACGTCCGAGCAGCTGCTCACGAAAAAGCCTCGACAAttataaatcatttaattttttgatttgatttataattttaaatgaaaactagatacaattttcttcatgttatttcattaatttacCATTTCTTACTTTCTAAGCACAGCACAGTCTAAGACCGATATGCTGGAAGAAAAGTAAATATCGTTTTTACTGATTTTGgtgtatataattaaaaaaacaacgcattaaagaaaaaacttaCTTTCAACATATTCTTCCTATATCTTTCTTACTATTTGGGTTTAGGGCATAATTGTTTCTcgaatttataaatttactaTACTAGCAGGTTcatgaaaatgagtttgaaacCGATCAGCGGTTGACCAATTAACCATTTAGAAAGCCAAGCCTCataaaaatctgatgagaatttaccgagttatgggagtgggaaatttcgacctatgggtatatacgaatataaggggtaagattttgatataaatttcgaccaaaaatgatgtattcagatttgaatgccagattaatctggagggaaaactattcataaaaagccaagccccatgaaaatctgatgagttttgaccgggttatgggggtgggaagttacGCCCTATGTCCATATACGAATATAAGAGGCAATagtttaacatgaattttgaccaaaa
This window harbors:
- the Fs gene encoding uncharacterized protein Fs — protein: MQQHQTNSQNNLTFLKSNYKYKRRNMLAMRALPFAARKPNQLAATLSKTSATAAATAAATAATATPAAAATGAATTVRKCSTILSLFIVIIWKALQPMANCLLYAARIIANDNDDDVADDDVADDDDDDDEGNAYVSAGHDHDVNTQIQTHLRNTQAGNKHDNIDANDEVSTARERQQQQQQPHLSSSSPQKSSRCTTTAAATTTTASTTTTTTMRAMLPAATASGLPLMTLLIALLLSMRLASAGTCWQTHLDSGKCNQIFSTNITKSDCCGASQTFSYTDRELSSVEHFFATAIGNGVECAPCLETCKGFKCGPNKKCVKRKGRPKCVCAPDCGATLRRKQQQQQQQQQQQQQQKQQQQQQQQHRNAPEQQQQQQQWASSLLLLSPRGSRSLSSEITNSNLGLDGAKRQHKHSDNNNSNRADNQRKQQQQQQQSQEKSMPKRASHRTGMRQGETRHRRLLIIDSSNLQEQPTTRRLHMEDSSSSSGSSDGGGGGSGSGKVQMQMKVEMERMTPPWGSERRRHRKNNSSSNNNGKHLTRSMTTATATATGANDSSTTPAQTTAQSRHKLANANEPANDINRQSRQDNAPARGRHQHQQQQQQQQQQQHAPNHEQQQYDNGTQQRRRKHKHNHKDQRRTNTTMSGSGSGLGSGSGGRRRLYLAEHGSETAASSGNSHGHLANVDDLAFLTGIYEAAPVLQQQHTNPVCGNDGRTYNTECQLRKRACRTNNAQLEVAYRGHCKTSCNGVQCLNGLTCVEDQYMMPHCITCKIECPWDDMAYDLNDDGQPDEAATIAEERAVCGIDGNTYRSTCDINRMICKIGRSIAVAYPGPCRADRLTCADIKCGPKDTCLVDLQTHMPRCVSCRYKCARKQQRTQYRADKICGYNNHTYNSWCEMRKDSCATGYFIGVRATGVC